TTGTCCAGTTGAAAGAGTAATATAGCGTCCTGAGAAGGCACCGCAATCCGAAAAAGACCGTACTGATTGGTAGCGACTTTTGCGGTATCATTGATCACTGAGATTAATACACCGGGTAAGGGATTGTGTGAAATACTGTCCTCTACAGCCCCGGTGATGTAAATTTTCTGTGCATTCGCAGGTACAAGGAATAGCAGGCTGCCGAGCAGCATGAGAAGCTTTACCATGGGGGTCTTGCATCAGTTAGTGTAATATAAGCAAAAAATCTCTTCTGCTTTTTAGGCAGAAGAGATTTTTGCTTTATTATTTGGCCTGCGGCTGCAAACAAATGCACTCTTTTCTCTGGCTGGCGCCTGGAGCAATCAGATTACCTTAGGCATTTTCTACTAACTGATAAATTTCCGGTAAGTTCCTTCCTAATCCATCATAGTCTAAACCATAACCAAGTAGGAACTTGTTAGGCACACTAAAACCTAAATAATCAATCCTGATCGGGTACTTCATCGCTTCTGGTTTAGTGAGCAGAGAAGTCACCAACAGTCTCTTTGGTTGCTGGTGTTCTAACTGTGGGAGGAACTGACTCAATGTCTTTCCTGTATCAACAATATCTTCCAGGATTACTACCGTACGGCCAAACAGATCTTCATCCAGACCAATTGCCTGCACTACATTTCCAGTCGACTTCATGCCCTTGTAAGAAGCGAGTTTGATAAACGAGATCTCCGCTTCTATGGTCAGGTACTTAAAAATATCAGCGGCAAACATAAAGGAGCCGTTGAGGATGGCAATGAATAATGGTTTTTCACCTTTCAGGTCATTGCTGATAGCAGCTGCCAGTTCCTGAATACGCGCCTGCAGCTTATCTGCGTTGATGTAAGGTGTGAATTGCTTGTCATGAACCTGTATAACAGACATGTGTTTCCTTATTTACGTTTGTTTAAATTTTTCCTACTAAAAGCCTTTGACCGATTTTAATGTCGTAGGCTTCCAGGTGATTCCATTCCCGTAACTGTTCTACGGTTACGTTAAAGCGTTTGGCTATGCCATATAAAGTTTCTTTGGAAGTGACGTCGTGGTATAACAAATTACCCACCTGGATAGTTCCCTCAGGTAATCCGTTGGATGTAGGAGGAGTTGGGGTATTTGATGTAGTGGCTATTGGCAGAGCAGGTGACTGCGTGGCTGGTGCCTCTGTTGGTGTAGCCGGTGTTGGTGCTACAGGAGCTGTTGGTGTAGCCGGTGTTGGTGCTGGTGTAGTAGCAGGTGCAGTTGCTACAGGAGCTGCTGGAGCAGTAACCGTACCTGTTGCTACCGGTGGTGCAGGATTGTAGGTTGGTGTTGATGCCTGAGCAGTTGGTGCAGAGGCAGATGTACCTACGCTTGCAGATGCATTTACTACAGGAGCTGTTGGCGCTGTAGCGGTAACTGTACCTGTTGCTACCGGTGGTGCAGGATTGTAGGTAGGTGTTGTTTTAGCGGGTATTGATGCAGATGCACCTACGCTTGCAGATGCATTTACTACTGGTGTTGTTGGCGCTGTAGCAGTAACTGTACCTGTTGCAGCCGGTGCCGGATTATAAGTTGGTGTTGTTTTAGTAGCTGTTGCCGCAGGTTTTGCAGCAGTGCTTGTACCTGCTGGTGTCACCTCTCCTATCTTCTTCAAATCATCCACCATCCCATCAGGCAATTTATTTACCTGCTGCTGTTTTGATTGTGCCGGCTGTTGCTGAGCCTGTTGCTGTTGCGCCAGCTGTTGCTGACGTTCCATTTCCGTCTTCACATCATCCACTATCTGCTTTGGATTCAGATCTCCTTCAGTCGGATCTTCTACCAGTGCATTCTTCGCCAGTTCAGGTTTTACGCTTGCAAATCCCTGCAGCGCCAGTTTCTGACCTGCTGCCGGCTCCTCACCTTCCTTCATTTTGTTACGACGGCGTAACCAACGTAACTGTATACCTTCTGCCTGGGAAATATCGTACATGGTTTCACCCTGTTTCACTATGTGAAAATCATTCTTCCCTGACTTTCCTTTTTTCTCCAAAAAGATATAATTACTCTTTGGCAAAGGATTATCATTTTCCAGGTCATTATACTTCACGAGATTTCGCAGCTTCACATCCTTTTCACTCGCCAGTTGAATCAATGCAGTACCTGCCTGTGCATACATTACTTTACGACCATTGATTTCAAATATGCCAGTTGGAATAGGTTTATCAGCAGCTGCTGTATTGCCTTTTCCGGTAGTAGTGGTGGAAGGTTTTGTGGTGGTGGAAACGGAAGTTGATGGCGTAGACCTTGGTATCAGGCCCTCTCCTTCCTTTGTATATTGCTGTAAGTTATAATCTTCAATAACCTTAATCAGCTGCTGGGGATATGTTTTGCTTGTTGCATAACCCGCCTGTTTCAAACCATATGCCCATGATTTATAATCTTCCAGCTGAAAAGAGAAGAGAAAACTATAGCGTGGGTTATTTTTCAGGAAGTCAGAGTGATCCTTGTAAGAATCAGCCGCTGTGGTGTATTTACGGAAGCATTCCTGGCGGGCGTCGTCATCATAATTCACGGTAGCGCCTGTCCAGTTGTTTTTACACTTGATACCAAAGTGATTATTGGAATTCTGTACCAGCCAGCTATTGCCTGACTGTGTTTCCAGCACCCCCTGTGCAAGGGTGATGGAAGCAGGAATTCCACTCCGCTTCATTTCATCGATCGCGATATCCTTATACATCGCAATGTACTGCGGTGTCGACGTGGTCTGCGCTTTCACCAGTGGCATGCAGCCAATTAGAAAACTGACCGTGAAAAAGGCTCTCCTTAGTTGCATGTATATGAATTTAATGGGTTAGTCTTTGTTTTAACTGCTTTTTTTCTGCTTGCTGGTAAACTGAAATTCAGGAATGCAATATTCTCGTCAACTACATTTCCTGCATATCAGTAATCCAAATTTCAGGAATGCAATATTCACCTCAACTCCTTTTCCTGATCATCAGCAATCCGTCTCTCAGGGTGAGCAATAACTGTTCCGAGCGCCCATCTGCAGCCACTTTCTCACAAAACCTTACCATCGCTTTCGCGTTATTGCTCTGCTGTGAACTCTCCAGCAAAGTCTCTCCATGAAACATCACATTATCCGCTAAAACGATCCCACCGGGACGTAATTTTTCCCACACGAGATCATAATATTTCTCATACCCTACTTTATCCGCATCAATAAATACCAGATCAAATACCTCGTCAAACTGCGCAATAATATCCGCTGCTTTGCCAATATGCATTTTGATCTTATCTGAAAGGCCTGCCTTCTCAAAGTAACGCAGGCACATATCTTCCCTTTCTTCGTTAATGTCTATCGTATGCAATACACCCGTAGGCGTGAGGCCCTGCGCCATACAAATGGCGGAATACCCTGTATATGTCCCTAGTTCCAGTATCCTTTCCGGGCGCAGCATATGGCTGACCAGGCTAAGGAACTGACCTTGCAGGTGACCACTCAGCATATGTGGCTGCTCTACCTTCAGGTTTGTTTCCCTGTTCAACTGTCGTAACACCTCGCTTTCCGGGGTGGTGTACTTCTCTGCAAACGCTTCCACGTTGGCTGGAATTATATCCATTTACGCTTAATTTTTGCAAACCTACAGAAAATACCGGGAAGGAAAGCGGTTTTAGAAGTTCGGCCGCAGCTTGTTGGTGGTGTAGAATACCCTAAAATACTCCACTACCTCGTCAGCAGTATCGAATAACTTCAGGAGTCCCAGGTCTTCTGGTGATATATTGCTTTCCTTTTCCATCATGGTGCTGCGAATCCATTCCAGCAAGCCACTCCAATATTCCTTGCCTACCAGTACCATCGGCGTTTCTGTCATTTTCTTGGTCTGGATGAGGGTGGCAACTTCAAAGAATTCGTCCATGGTACCGAAACCGCCAGGCATCATGATAAAGCCCTGGGAGTACTTGGTAAACATAACTTTGCGAATAAAGAAGTAGTCGAAATGGAGGTTCTTGTCGTGATCTACGTATGGATTGGGGAACTGCTCGTGTGGCAGGGTGATGTTTGCACCTACTGATTTACCCTTTGCTTCCTGGGCACCACGGTTGGCGGCTTCCATAACGCCAGGGCCACCGCCGGTAATGATACCGAAACCTTCGTCGGCCAGGCGACGGCCTATTTCGTGTGCGAGTTCGTAATATTTATTGCCAGGTTTGGTTCTGGCGGAACCGAAAATGGAGATGCAGGGGCCCATTTTGGCCATGGCTTCGAAGCCTTCTACGAATTCGGCCATGATCTTAAA
This Chitinophaga sancti DNA region includes the following protein-coding sequences:
- the hpt gene encoding hypoxanthine phosphoribosyltransferase, yielding MSVIQVHDKQFTPYINADKLQARIQELAAAISNDLKGEKPLFIAILNGSFMFAADIFKYLTIEAEISFIKLASYKGMKSTGNVVQAIGLDEDLFGRTVVILEDIVDTGKTLSQFLPQLEHQQPKRLLVTSLLTKPEAMKYPIRIDYLGFSVPNKFLLGYGLDYDGLGRNLPEIYQLVENA
- a CDS encoding O-methyltransferase; amino-acid sequence: MDIIPANVEAFAEKYTTPESEVLRQLNRETNLKVEQPHMLSGHLQGQFLSLVSHMLRPERILELGTYTGYSAICMAQGLTPTGVLHTIDINEEREDMCLRYFEKAGLSDKIKMHIGKAADIIAQFDEVFDLVFIDADKVGYEKYYDLVWEKLRPGGIVLADNVMFHGETLLESSQQSNNAKAMVRFCEKVAADGRSEQLLLTLRDGLLMIRKRS
- a CDS encoding glucosaminidase domain-containing protein, with translation MQLRRAFFTVSFLIGCMPLVKAQTTSTPQYIAMYKDIAIDEMKRSGIPASITLAQGVLETQSGNSWLVQNSNNHFGIKCKNNWTGATVNYDDDARQECFRKYTTAADSYKDHSDFLKNNPRYSFLFSFQLEDYKSWAYGLKQAGYATSKTYPQQLIKVIEDYNLQQYTKEGEGLIPRSTPSTSVSTTTKPSTTTTGKGNTAAADKPIPTGIFEINGRKVMYAQAGTALIQLASEKDVKLRNLVKYNDLENDNPLPKSNYIFLEKKGKSGKNDFHIVKQGETMYDISQAEGIQLRWLRRRNKMKEGEEPAAGQKLALQGFASVKPELAKNALVEDPTEGDLNPKQIVDDVKTEMERQQQLAQQQQAQQQPAQSKQQQVNKLPDGMVDDLKKIGEVTPAGTSTAAKPAATATKTTPTYNPAPAATGTVTATAPTTPVVNASASVGASASIPAKTTPTYNPAPPVATGTVTATAPTAPVVNASASVGTSASAPTAQASTPTYNPAPPVATGTVTAPAAPVATAPATTPAPTPATPTAPVAPTPATPTEAPATQSPALPIATTSNTPTPPTSNGLPEGTIQVGNLLYHDVTSKETLYGIAKRFNVTVEQLREWNHLEAYDIKIGQRLLVGKI
- a CDS encoding TIGR00730 family Rossman fold protein, which translates into the protein MNDRLMNLKERDWTETKAHSSWQIFKIMAEFVEGFEAMAKMGPCISIFGSARTKPGNKYYELAHEIGRRLADEGFGIITGGGPGVMEAANRGAQEAKGKSVGANITLPHEQFPNPYVDHDKNLHFDYFFIRKVMFTKYSQGFIMMPGGFGTMDEFFEVATLIQTKKMTETPMVLVGKEYWSGLLEWIRSTMMEKESNISPEDLGLLKLFDTADEVVEYFRVFYTTNKLRPNF